In one Vidua chalybeata isolate OUT-0048 chromosome 4, bVidCha1 merged haplotype, whole genome shotgun sequence genomic region, the following are encoded:
- the TLR3 gene encoding toll-like receptor 3, with protein sequence MIRNAILWWSSLYVRLMFVFWLCASTGKQCHIQNEMADCSHLKLTQIPSDLPNNITSLDISHNQLRQLGPANLTKYSQLVYLNAGYNSISKLQPELCQNVPQLQILKLEHNELCKLPDRVFASCTNLTELNLGYNRLKIKNDPFITLKNLNILDLSHNSLKSANLGLEQQLEKLHELILGSNQITELKKEDFSFLSNTSLNSLDLSSNPLKEFHTGCFHTIGNLFGLILNNVELGENRTKKLCTELSNTEIRNLSLNHVKLSYINKSTFQGLQGTNLTILNLSQNSLSLIENDSFQWLSSLQYLNLKINNIHVSSRLFYGLSRLKHLNLINSLSGKIEDFSFHWLYHLEYLIMDNNNFPGITANMFTGLNNLKYLSLCNCNINLQRITNKTFSSLANSSLQVLNLTKTRISAIESEAFSSLGHLKILDLGLNEISQQLTGHEFKGLNNIQDIYLSYNKNLTLQSKSFIFVPSLRKLMLRKVGCSNLELSPSPFHCLRNLTVLDISNNNIANIKEDLFDGLDKLDILDLQHNNLARLWKHANPDGPVLFLKGLPNLQILNLKSNGLDEIPVQVFKGLFQLKHLDLGSNNLNLLPATLFDDQASLNSLNLQKNLITSVEEKVFGPPFRSLRKLEMDSNPFDCTCESIAWFADWLNETQVDIPGLRSQYICNTPPKYHGSLVLYFDSSACKDSAPFKLLFVISTTIVMLFIFIVLTIQFEGWRIVFYWNILVNRILGFKEFERQQEQYEYDAYVIHAREDKNWVSNNFMSLEKNNHFEIKFCLEERDFEAGVSVFEATINSIKMSRKIIFVVTEHLLQDPWCKNFKVYHALQQAVEQSRDSIILIFLDDIQDYKLYHALHLRRGMFRSRCILNWPAQKERIGAFHQQLVMALKCKSKVH encoded by the exons ATGATACGAAACGCTATTCTTTGGTGGAGCAGCTTATATGTCAGACTGATGTTTGTCTTCTGGCTGTGTGCATCAACTGGAAAGCAATGTCATATCCAAAATGAAATGGCTGACTGCAGTCACCTAAAGCTGACTCAAATTCCCTCTGATCTTCCAAACAATATAACAAGTTTGGACATTTCTCATAATCAGCTAAGACAGCTAGGTCCTGCAAATCTGACCAAGTACAGCCAGCTGGTTTACTTGAATGCAGGCTACAACAGCATCTCTAAACTGCAACCAGAATTGTGCCAAAATGTGCCCCAGTTGCAGATTCTGAAGTTAGAACATAATGAATTGTGTAAGCTCCCTGACAGAGTCTTTGCTTCCTGCACCAACCTGACTGAGCTCAATCTGGGATACAacagactaaaaataaaaaatgatcCTTTCATAACCCTGAAG AACTTGAATATTTTGGACCTATCTCATAATTCTTTAAAGTCAGCCAATTTAGGATTGGAGCAACAGTTGGAGAAACTCCATGAGCTCATATTGGGTAGCAACCAAATCACTGAGTTGAAAAAAGAAGACTTCAGTTTTCTTAGCAACACCTCATTGAATAGTCTAGATTTGTCATCAAATCCACTAAAAGAG TTTCATACGGGATGTTTCCATACAATTGGAAATTTGTTTGGCCTCATACTGAACAATGTTGAGCTTGGTGAAAATCGCACAAAGAAACTTTGTACAGAATTATCAAACACAGAGATTCGAAACCTCTCACTGAACCACGTGAAACTTTCCTACATTAACAAGTCAACTTTCCAGGGACTACAAGGAACAAATCTTACAATTTTAAACCTTTCCcaaaattctctctctctcatagAAAATGACTCATTTCAGTGGCTTTCAAGTTTACAATACTTAAACCTGAAGATTAATAATATTCACGTATCTTCACGTTTATTTTATGGATTATCCAGACTTAAACATTTGAATCTCATAAACTCACTTAGTGGGAAaattgaagatttttcttttcattggcTGTACCACCTGGAGTACCTTATAATGGATAATAACAATTTTCCAGGAATTACTGCTAATATGTTCACAGGTCTGAACAACCTGAAATATCTGAGTCTCTGCAACTGCAACATAAACTTACAAAGAATAactaataaaacattttcatcaCTTGCTAATTCTAGCTTACAGGTTCTCAACCTCACCAAAACCAGAATCTCTGCAATAGAAAGTGAGGCATTTTCTTCCCTGGGACACCTGAAAATTCTTGATCTTGGTCTCAATGAAATTAGTCAACAGCTTACAGGTCATGAGTTTAAAGGCCTCAATAATATACAAGATATTTATCTTTCCTATAATAAAAATTTGACTTTGCAAAGTAAATCATTCATTTTTGTCCCAAGCCTTAGAAAACTGATGCTGAGGAAGGTAGGCTGCAGTAATCTGGAACTTTCTCCTTCACCTTTTCATTGTCTACGAAACCTGACTGTCCTGGACATCAGCAATAACAACATAGCAAACATAAAAGAAGACTTGTTTGATGGACTTGACAAACTTGACATCCTGGATTTGCAGCACAATAATTTAGCCCGGCTTTGGAAACATGCAAATCCAGATGGccctgttctttttttaaaaggtcttcCCAATTTGcaaattcttaatttaaaatcaaatggGCTTGATGAAATTCCAGTTCAGGTTTTCAAGGGTCTGTTTCAATTAAAACACTTGGATTTGGGATCGAATAATTTGAATTTGCTTCCAGCAACTCTGTTTGATGACCAAGCCTCTCTGAATTCATTGAACCTTCAGAAAAATCTGATAACCTCAGTTGAAGAAAAAGTATTTGGCccacctttcaggagcttgAGAAAACTAGAGATGGATTCCAATCCTTTTGATTGTACCTGTGAAAGCATTGCTTGGTTTGCTGATTGGCTTAATGAGACCCAAGTGGATATACCTGGATTGAGGTCCCAGTACATTTGCAACACCCCACCTAAATATCATGGTAGtctggttttgtattttgatAGTTCAGCCTGCAAAGACAGTGCTCCatttaaacttctttttgtGATCTCTACCACTATTGTGATGCTGTTCATTTTTATTGTCCTTACCATCCAATTTGAAGGGTGGAGAATAGTTTTCTACTGGAATATTTTAGTCAATCGAATTCTTGGTTTTAAAGAATTTGAGAGACAACAGGAACAGTATGAATATGATGCCTATGTTATTCATGCAAGAGAGGACAAGAATTGGGTGTCTAATAATTTCATGTctctagaaaaaaataaccacttTGAAATTAAGTTTTGTTTAGAAGAACGGGATTTTGAAGCAGGTGTATCTGTATTTGAAGCCACAATTAACAGCATAAAAATGAGCAGgaagattatttttgttgtgaCTGAACACCTTTTACAGGATCCCTGGTGTAAAAA tttcaAGGTGTATCATGCTCTTCAGCAAGCTGTTGAACAAAGTCGGGACTCCATCATACTGATCTTTCTTGATGATATCCAAGATTACAAGTTATATCATGCACTTCACCTGAGAAGAGGAATGTTCAGATCTCGCTGCATCTTGAACTGGCCAGCCCAGAAAGAACGAATCGGTGCATTTCATCAGCAATTAGTGATGGCACTTAAATGTAAAAGTAAAGTGCACTGA